Proteins from a genomic interval of Thermoflexus sp.:
- a CDS encoding aerobic carbon-monoxide dehydrogenase large subunit codes for QGRGRYLDDIVLPRMAYMALVRSPYAHARIRSIRTDAAKAIPGVLAVITGEDLEELGLAWMPTLAGDKQMVLAVGKVLFQYQEVAAVVAESREAAVDGAQAVEVDYEPLPVVVDPFKALEPDAPVLREDREKKTNHIWHWEVGDREATEEALRRSEVVIREHIKFQRVHPAPLEPCGCIADFDRVTGRLTLYVTSQAPHAYRTLLALVTKLPEHMIRVISPDIGGGFGNKVAVYPGYVCAIVASMMLGRPVKWVETRTENLTSTSFARDYHMTVELGATREGKVTALRVKTLADHGAFDASANPSRFPAGLFSICTGSYDFPVAFAEVDAVYTNKAPGGISYRCSFRVTEASYLIERAMDILADELGMDPAELRRRNFIPPDKFPYRSALGWTYDSGNYVAALDRALELIGYQELRREQEERRRRGELMGIGVSSYTEIVGAGPSHTFDIAGLKMFDSCEIRVHPTGKILARFGTRHQGQGHETTYAQIVAHELGVSVEDVLVEEGDTDTAPYGLGTYASRSTPTAGAAAAMCARRIREKARKIAAHLLEAAEDDVVWEEGRFMVRGVPGKFVTFPQVAFAAYTNPPPGMEPGLEAVYYYDPPNLTFPFGTYVCVVDIDKGTGQVKVRRFVGVDDCGTVINPMIVEGQIHGGLTEGFAIAFMQEIAYDENGNCLSSNFTEYLIPTAVETPRWELDRTVTPSPHHPLGAKGVGESANVGSPAAFVNAVVDALSHLGVRHIDMPITPWKIWKILREHGITE; via the coding sequence CAGGGCCGCGGCCGCTATCTGGATGATATCGTCCTGCCCCGCATGGCCTACATGGCCCTGGTACGCAGCCCTTATGCCCATGCCCGTATCCGGTCTATCCGCACCGACGCTGCGAAAGCGATCCCCGGGGTGCTGGCCGTGATCACCGGGGAGGATCTGGAGGAGCTGGGCCTCGCCTGGATGCCCACCCTGGCGGGGGATAAGCAGATGGTCCTGGCGGTGGGCAAGGTGCTCTTCCAATATCAGGAGGTCGCTGCGGTAGTGGCAGAGTCCCGGGAGGCGGCGGTGGATGGGGCTCAAGCTGTGGAGGTGGATTATGAGCCCCTCCCGGTGGTGGTGGATCCCTTCAAAGCCCTGGAGCCGGACGCGCCAGTCCTGCGGGAGGATCGGGAGAAAAAAACCAACCATATCTGGCACTGGGAAGTAGGGGATCGCGAGGCTACCGAGGAAGCCCTGCGTCGATCAGAGGTCGTGATCCGCGAGCACATCAAATTCCAGCGGGTGCATCCCGCCCCCCTGGAACCATGCGGATGCATTGCGGACTTCGACCGGGTCACCGGTCGATTGACCCTGTATGTGACCTCCCAGGCTCCCCACGCTTATCGGACGTTGCTGGCCCTGGTGACCAAGTTGCCGGAGCATATGATCCGGGTGATCTCCCCGGACATCGGCGGGGGGTTCGGCAACAAGGTGGCCGTCTACCCGGGTTATGTGTGCGCCATCGTGGCCTCCATGATGCTGGGGCGCCCGGTGAAGTGGGTGGAGACGCGGACGGAGAACCTGACCTCCACCTCCTTTGCCAGGGATTACCATATGACGGTCGAGCTGGGAGCGACCCGCGAGGGGAAAGTGACCGCCCTGCGCGTGAAAACCCTGGCCGACCATGGCGCCTTCGACGCCTCTGCGAACCCCAGCCGCTTCCCCGCCGGGCTGTTCAGCATCTGCACCGGATCCTATGATTTCCCAGTAGCCTTCGCGGAGGTGGACGCGGTCTACACCAATAAGGCTCCTGGTGGGATCTCCTATCGCTGCTCGTTCCGGGTGACCGAGGCCTCCTATCTGATCGAGCGGGCGATGGATATCCTGGCCGATGAGCTGGGGATGGATCCGGCGGAGTTACGACGGCGGAACTTCATCCCTCCGGATAAGTTCCCCTATCGCTCGGCGCTGGGGTGGACTTATGACAGCGGCAATTACGTGGCGGCCCTGGATCGCGCGCTGGAGCTGATCGGCTATCAAGAGCTCCGGCGCGAGCAGGAGGAGCGGCGGCGGCGGGGCGAGCTGATGGGCATCGGCGTTTCCTCTTACACAGAGATTGTCGGGGCGGGGCCGAGCCATACCTTCGACATCGCTGGCCTGAAGATGTTCGATAGCTGCGAGATCCGCGTCCATCCTACGGGCAAGATCCTGGCCCGCTTCGGCACCCGCCACCAGGGGCAGGGCCACGAGACCACATATGCCCAGATCGTCGCCCATGAGCTCGGTGTCTCTGTGGAGGACGTGCTGGTGGAGGAAGGGGACACCGACACCGCCCCCTACGGCCTGGGCACTTATGCCAGCCGCAGCACCCCCACCGCAGGGGCGGCCGCGGCCATGTGCGCCCGCCGCATCCGTGAGAAAGCCCGCAAGATCGCCGCGCATTTGCTGGAGGCGGCTGAAGACGATGTGGTATGGGAGGAAGGCCGCTTCATGGTCCGCGGCGTCCCCGGGAAGTTTGTGACCTTCCCCCAGGTGGCCTTCGCTGCCTACACCAATCCACCTCCGGGGATGGAGCCCGGGCTGGAGGCGGTTTATTACTACGATCCCCCAAACCTCACGTTCCCCTTCGGCACCTACGTGTGTGTGGTGGACATCGATAAGGGGACCGGACAGGTGAAGGTCCGCCGGTTCGTGGGGGTCGACGATTGCGGGACGGTGATCAATCCTATGATCGTGGAGGGGCAGATCCATGGCGGCCTGACCGAGGGCTTCGCGATCGCCTTCATGCAAGAGATCGCCTACGACGAAAACGGCAACTGCCTCTCCTCGAACTTCACCGAATATCTGATCCCCACAGCGGTGGAGACGCCGCGCTGGGAGCTGGACCGCACGGTGACGCCGTCCCCGCACCACCCGCTGGGGGCGAAGGGGGTGGGCGAGTCCGCCAATGTGGGTTCCCCGGCGGCCTTTGTGAACGCCGTGGTGGACGCGCTGTCCCATCTGGGGGTGCGCCACATCGACATGCCGATCACCCCATGGAAGATCTGGAAGATCCTGCGAGAACATGGGATCACAGAATAG
- a CDS encoding XdhC family protein, translating into MGWRLSGGIRLDELIRDLEARGEAFVIATVVRRQPPVSARVGDRAVITADGQIYGWVGGGCAHDLILREARAVLASRRPRLLRITPEAVGEGLEEEARSVATMACPSRGELEIFLEPWVREPQLLIFGESPLARTLALFGHALGYEVTQVIRGGASREAPEGIRIAYLGAIPAFSSRDELYVVVASMGHYDEEALAAALRTPACYIGLVASRRRAQAVLDLLRQSGWSEADLGRIRAPAGLDLGAVTQEEIALSVMAEIMQERRRTMAEQMVSLESTSPQARDPVCGMEVEVATARYHAEWEGQRFYFCCAHCRQAFLTDPARYTPAVAQPERGQ; encoded by the coding sequence ATGGGCTGGCGTCTGAGTGGCGGAATTCGGCTGGACGAATTGATCCGGGATCTGGAGGCACGGGGAGAGGCTTTCGTGATCGCCACGGTCGTGCGGCGGCAGCCTCCGGTGTCCGCGCGAGTGGGGGATCGGGCGGTGATCACGGCTGATGGCCAGATCTATGGATGGGTAGGCGGCGGCTGCGCCCATGATCTGATCCTTCGGGAGGCCCGGGCCGTGCTGGCGAGCCGTCGTCCGCGCCTCCTCCGTATCACGCCTGAGGCTGTCGGGGAGGGTTTAGAGGAAGAGGCTCGCTCGGTAGCGACAATGGCCTGTCCCAGCCGGGGGGAACTGGAGATCTTCCTGGAGCCATGGGTCCGTGAACCGCAGTTGCTGATTTTCGGGGAATCCCCCTTGGCTCGCACGCTGGCGCTGTTCGGCCATGCTCTGGGATATGAAGTCACGCAGGTGATCCGTGGGGGAGCCTCCCGGGAGGCCCCAGAGGGGATCCGGATCGCCTATCTGGGAGCGATACCGGCTTTCTCTTCCCGGGATGAGCTCTACGTCGTGGTGGCTTCTATGGGCCATTACGATGAGGAAGCGCTGGCAGCTGCCCTGCGCACCCCCGCTTGCTATATCGGCTTGGTGGCCAGCCGCCGTCGGGCTCAGGCGGTTCTCGATCTCCTGCGGCAGTCTGGATGGTCCGAAGCGGATTTAGGGCGAATTCGGGCACCTGCGGGCCTGGACCTCGGGGCGGTGACCCAGGAGGAGATCGCCCTCTCGGTAATGGCGGAAATCATGCAGGAGCGACGGCGGACGATGGCTGAACAGATGGTTTCGTTGGAATCGACCTCTCCGCAGGCCCGGGATCCGGTCTGCGGGATGGAAGTGGAAGTGGCGACAGCCCGCTATCACGCAGAATGGGAGGGGCAACGGTTCTATTTCTGTTGCGCCCATTGTCGGCAGGCGTTCCTCACGGATCCTGCCCGCTACACGCCAGCGGTTGCTCAGCCAGAACGGGGGCAGTGA